A stretch of the Alnus glutinosa chromosome 6, dhAlnGlut1.1, whole genome shotgun sequence genome encodes the following:
- the LOC133870905 gene encoding lecithin-cholesterol acyltransferase-like 1, producing MGMKLALISVAVMMYTCQAGSSLHPLILIPGNGGNQLEARLTSDYRPSSLYCNRWNPVVKSKDGWFRLWFDPSVLLAPFTKCFAERMMLYYDPELDDYRNAPGVETRVPHFGSTQSLLYLDPHLKHITAYMAPLVESLEQIGYENRKTLFGAPYDFRYGLAAEGHPSHVGSKFLQDLKELIENASSSNGGKPVILLSHSLGGLFALQLLSRNPPSWRQKFIKHFVALSAPWGGTVQEMLTFASGYSLGVPLVEPLQVREEQRSSESNLWLMPNPKLFGRQKPLVITPNTTYSAHDIAQFLNDMGFPQGVYPYKSRILPLIDKYAAPGVPITCIIGSGVRTPETLFYGKSGFDEQPEVVYGDGDGTVNMASLLALESLWSNKKNQPVKVIKIRGVSHTSVLSNDLALDEIIEEISGVNSRAEYSVV from the exons ATGGGCATGAAATTGGCACTGATCTCAGTGGCTGTGATGATGTACACGTGTCAAGCAGGAAGCAGCCTCCACCCTTTGATCCTAATACCTGGGAATGGTGGGAACCAGCTAGAAGCCCGGCTAACCTCTGACTACAGACCCTCGAGCTTGTACTGCAACAGGTGGAACCCGGTTGTGAAGAGCAAGGACGGTTGGTTCAGGCTATGGTTCGACCCCAGCGTGCTCTTAGCTCCCTTTACCAAGTGCTTTGCCGAGCGCATGATGCTTTATTATGATCCTGAGTTGGATGATTACCGCAATGCTCCTGGGGTTGAAACCAGGGTCCCTCACTTCGGTTCCACCCAGTCCCTTCTGTACCTGGACCCTCATCTCAA GCACATTACAGCATACATGGCACCCCTGGTGGAATCTCTGGAACAAATTGGATATGAGAATAGGAAAACCCTGTTTGGAGCTCCATACGATTTTAGATATGGTTTAGCAGCGGAAGGTCACCCATCCCATGTGGGTTCCAAGTTCCTACAAGACCTAAAGGAATTAATTGAGAACGCAAGCTCTTCTAATGGAGGGAAGCCAGTGATACTTCTCTCCCACAGCTTAGGAGGCCTCTTTGCCCTCCAGCTTCTCAGCCGAAACCCGCCCTCTTGGCGCCAAAAATTCATCAAACACTTTGTCGCGCTCTCCGCCCCATGGGGCGGCACTGTGCAGGAGATGCTGACCTTTGCTTCTGGGTATTCACTTGGAGTGCCTCTA gTAGAACCATTACAAGTACGAGAGGAGCAAAGGAGCTCAGAAAGCAACCTATGGCTCATGCCTAATCCCAAACTATTTGGTCGCCAAAAACCACTTGTAATTACTCCGAACACTACCTATTCAGCCCATGACATCGCTCAGTTCCTCAATGACATGGGATTCCCACAAGGGGTTTATCCTTACAAGTCTCGCATTTTGCCTTTGATAGATAAATATGCAGCTCCTGGGGTGCCTATCACTTGTATAATCGGGAGTGGTGTAAGGACGCCAGAGACTTTGTTCTATGGAAAAAGTGGTTTCGATGAGCAACCGGAGGTTGTTTATGGGGATGGAGATGGGACAGTGAACATGGCGAGCTTGTTAGCACTAGAATCGCTATGGTCGAACAAGAAAAATCAACCCGTTAAGGTGATCAAAATTCGTGGGGTTTCTCATACGTCAGTACTCAGTAACGACCTTGCACTTGATGAAATTATAGAAGAAATTTCAGGTGTCAATTCACGCGCAGAGTATTCTGTTGTGTAA